Proteins from one Leptospira wolffii serovar Khorat str. Khorat-H2 genomic window:
- a CDS encoding PAS domain S-box protein, translated as MIQSEAHILLPDFLEKGSGRKTILLVEDEAIIALSESQRLEKCGFRVLTAYSAKEATDLALNDYSINLILMDIDLRGEEDGTQAALKILQVRDIPIVFLSSHTEPEVVAKTEKITSYGYVVKDSGENVLLASIKMAFQLYESHLRLKRSEESLKENQELLEATLRSIGDGVISTDELGNITNMNYVAESLTGWNLHDAIGEPIEKVFKVFNTRTGRRLRNPIDAARPSKRLIGLDRETLLYSKNGQEYFISDTSAPIRSERGFVVGSVLVFRDITKEQRLLRNIRESETRFRRVANAAPVMIWMAGLDKKCDWFNQTWLEFTGRSMQEEMGDGWAQGVHPEDLEECIQIYHEHFEARLPFQMSYRLRNRKGEWRWIQDNGLPIQDESGVFTGFIGSCVDITEVKLAVETLSQDLEERESLFKELQHRVKNSINMIASIVEISGNKSKNEVVETTLDSIVNRIHSIGSLYDQLYTSGSSNRIRLDEYIEKIISTLFKAFLVDPERILLRQRLEFLKIEAKSAVPIGLIVNELITNILKYGFPSDQTGSVYADLYKENGIIYLSIWDDGLPFPEGFHPDSSEGSGLQLVQLLVQQLKGTIQWNRKEGKKLSIRFPAKNHEID; from the coding sequence ATGATCCAGAGTGAAGCACATATTCTATTACCTGATTTTTTGGAAAAAGGTAGCGGTAGGAAGACCATCCTCCTCGTGGAAGACGAGGCGATCATCGCTCTTTCCGAATCGCAAAGGCTCGAGAAATGCGGCTTTCGAGTTCTTACCGCCTATTCCGCAAAGGAAGCGACGGATCTGGCCTTAAATGATTATTCGATAAACTTAATACTCATGGATATCGATTTGCGGGGAGAAGAGGACGGAACCCAAGCTGCATTAAAAATTTTGCAAGTCCGGGATATTCCGATCGTTTTTCTTTCCAGTCATACGGAACCGGAAGTCGTGGCTAAGACGGAAAAAATCACATCCTACGGTTACGTAGTCAAGGATTCCGGGGAGAATGTACTACTCGCATCCATCAAGATGGCGTTCCAACTCTATGAATCCCACCTAAGATTGAAAAGAAGCGAAGAATCACTGAAAGAAAATCAGGAACTACTGGAGGCAACTCTAAGATCCATCGGCGACGGAGTCATTTCCACGGACGAGCTAGGAAATATTACGAATATGAATTACGTGGCGGAGTCCTTAACTGGCTGGAATCTCCATGATGCGATCGGCGAACCGATCGAAAAAGTCTTTAAAGTCTTCAATACCCGAACAGGTAGACGGCTTCGCAACCCGATCGACGCCGCCCGCCCTTCCAAGCGACTGATCGGATTGGATCGGGAAACGCTTCTCTATTCCAAAAACGGACAGGAATATTTCATTTCCGACACCTCCGCTCCGATTCGTTCGGAAAGAGGCTTCGTCGTCGGTTCCGTACTCGTTTTTCGGGACATCACAAAAGAACAAAGGCTTTTAAGGAATATTAGAGAAAGCGAAACTAGATTCAGAAGAGTCGCCAATGCGGCTCCGGTCATGATTTGGATGGCCGGTCTGGATAAAAAATGCGACTGGTTCAACCAGACCTGGCTGGAGTTCACAGGGAGAAGCATGCAAGAAGAAATGGGAGACGGCTGGGCGCAAGGAGTCCACCCGGAAGATTTAGAAGAATGCATCCAGATCTACCACGAGCATTTCGAAGCGAGACTCCCCTTCCAGATGAGTTATCGCCTTCGGAATCGAAAAGGAGAATGGAGATGGATCCAGGACAACGGGCTTCCTATCCAGGACGAAAGCGGGGTTTTTACCGGTTTCATAGGCTCCTGTGTGGATATCACCGAGGTGAAACTGGCGGTAGAAACATTGTCCCAAGATCTGGAAGAACGGGAATCTCTGTTTAAAGAGCTCCAGCATAGAGTGAAAAACAGCATCAATATGATCGCAAGCATCGTGGAAATCTCCGGGAATAAATCCAAAAACGAAGTGGTAGAAACCACCCTGGATAGCATAGTGAATCGAATCCATTCCATAGGGAGTCTTTACGACCAGCTCTATACCTCCGGAAGTTCGAATCGTATCCGCCTAGACGAATATATCGAGAAAATCATCTCTACCCTTTTCAAGGCCTTCTTAGTGGATCCGGAAAGGATTTTATTACGGCAAAGATTGGAGTTCCTAAAAATCGAAGCGAAAAGCGCGGTCCCCATCGGCCTAATCGTCAACGAATTGATTACGAATATATTGAAATACGGATTCCCCTCCGACCAAACCGGGAGCGTTTATGCGGATCTATATAAGGAAAATGGAATTATCTACCTCTCTATCTGGGACGACGGACTTCCTTTTCCGGAGGGTTTCCATCCGGATTCCTCCGAAGGATCCGGCTTGCAACTCGTTCAACTTTTGGTTCAGCAATTAAAGGGCACGATACAGTGGAATCGGAAAGAAGGAAAAAAACTGAGCATTAGATTTCCCGCAAAGAACCATGAAATCGACTGA
- a CDS encoding LIC_11959 family protein, which yields MFVGRFQILALLAILILSWTGTVLGEPAGNTYRGTIPLKEARTLDIKEGLTQSKPDFPENLKLFYQGIQGNYAVFYDWNGHMVYYKYRENKFDRRLRKYVSRLAGGAPYEVSGEYLGLLIFENNTIQKFKKKGEETLEEKKGKQSVPVFQLKQYKELILEEILL from the coding sequence ATGTTCGTCGGTCGTTTCCAAATCCTGGCTTTATTAGCGATTCTAATCTTAAGCTGGACCGGAACCGTCCTAGGAGAACCTGCGGGAAATACCTACAGAGGAACGATTCCTCTCAAGGAAGCTCGCACCCTGGACATCAAAGAAGGACTTACCCAATCTAAGCCCGATTTTCCGGAAAATCTGAAGTTATTCTACCAAGGTATCCAAGGAAATTATGCCGTGTTCTATGATTGGAACGGGCATATGGTATATTATAAATATAGGGAGAATAAATTCGATAGACGGTTGAGGAAATATGTTTCCAGACTCGCCGGAGGGGCGCCCTACGAAGTAAGCGGGGAATACTTGGGCCTTCTGATTTTTGAGAATAATACGATCCAAAAATTTAAGAAAAAGGGAGAAGAAACTCTGGAAGAGAAGAAAGGTAAACAATCCGTTCCGGTCTTCCAGCTCAAGCAATACAAGGAGTTGATTTTAGAGGAAATTCTACTTTGA
- a CDS encoding HEAT repeat domain-containing protein — translation MNLTEESRTSKKKTGSCNKAESKSITLNDRLGLSGKNRLKSRSALSFSQSVRLFAGICLVTGIIIGTSLGAKEAPPKPKYTEEQIKKKKEVLAKILKYGTTKERASAIRELEDFPKEEAGELYDQIGVILSRDPDWSMRIYALRISGILGLNKFEDKIVALLKHDQQDVQKEAVYVIRKLKLESGVAPMTDLLKSQDFTKNSNFLVALIDALSEFPNASEASSILEARFQEKFNDPEVRAQIALYFGKVKNKSVEDLLIATVKDEKEPITIRAYSVNALGKIKSSAAVSPLRELLDKIRNLKSKNDIQDYQALKIHTITALVSLGDKEIIEELYSFARDDDAMVRLRAIKHLAETEDPAVIEILEYKAQRDPSEKVKRAAQNALDQLRKKLDPNFVPPSADPKASDSSSKGGIRKSGGSRRSRPSSDGEGSSNNPVPLSGSGSSSGGGEGPSSGGGGSGGGGKPSGPESEDLEND, via the coding sequence ATGAACTTAACAGAAGAATCAAGGACCTCGAAGAAGAAAACCGGAAGCTGCAACAAAGCGGAGAGTAAGTCCATTACTCTAAACGATCGCCTCGGTCTTTCTGGAAAGAATCGTCTAAAATCCCGATCCGCTCTATCCTTTTCCCAATCCGTTCGACTGTTTGCCGGAATCTGTCTGGTTACCGGTATAATAATCGGAACCTCCTTGGGCGCTAAGGAAGCACCGCCCAAACCGAAATACACCGAAGAGCAGATTAAAAAGAAAAAGGAAGTTCTTGCGAAAATTCTAAAATACGGAACCACCAAGGAAAGAGCCTCGGCCATCCGCGAATTAGAGGATTTCCCCAAGGAAGAAGCGGGAGAATTATACGATCAGATCGGAGTGATTCTTTCCAGGGATCCGGACTGGTCCATGCGGATTTACGCTCTTAGAATCTCCGGGATTTTAGGACTCAATAAATTCGAGGATAAAATCGTAGCGCTACTGAAACACGACCAACAGGATGTGCAAAAGGAAGCGGTCTATGTGATCCGAAAGCTGAAACTCGAATCCGGAGTGGCTCCGATGACGGATCTACTCAAATCCCAGGATTTCACCAAGAATTCCAATTTCCTAGTCGCACTCATAGACGCACTGTCCGAATTTCCGAACGCAAGCGAAGCCTCTTCGATTTTAGAAGCGAGGTTCCAGGAAAAATTCAATGACCCCGAAGTAAGGGCTCAAATTGCATTATATTTCGGTAAAGTGAAGAACAAATCCGTGGAGGACCTGCTCATCGCGACGGTAAAAGACGAAAAGGAACCGATTACGATTCGAGCCTATTCCGTGAACGCTTTAGGTAAGATCAAATCCTCAGCGGCCGTTTCTCCTCTTCGGGAACTACTCGATAAGATCCGTAATCTAAAATCCAAAAACGATATCCAGGATTACCAGGCGCTAAAGATACACACGATTACCGCACTCGTCTCTCTGGGAGATAAGGAAATCATAGAGGAATTATATTCCTTCGCGAGAGACGACGACGCGATGGTGAGACTCCGGGCCATCAAGCATTTGGCGGAAACGGAAGATCCGGCGGTGATCGAAATTTTAGAATACAAGGCCCAAAGGGATCCGAGTGAGAAGGTGAAGCGTGCGGCCCAGAACGCGCTGGACCAGTTGCGCAAAAAATTGGATCCGAATTTCGTTCCGCCGAGTGCGGATCCGAAAGCGTCCGATTCTTCCTCCAAGGGAGGAATTCGAAAATCGGGAGGTTCCAGAAGATCCCGCCCTAGTAGCGATGGAGAAGGTTCTTCCAACAATCCGGTTCCTTTAAGCGGAAGCGGATCCTCGTCTGGAGGAGGAGAAGGTCCTAGCTCCGGTGGAGGCGGAAGCGGTGGCGGTGGAAAACCTTCCGGACCGGAATCCGAGGACCTGGAAAACGACTAA
- a CDS encoding response regulator — translation MNKGYIICVDDEVSVLETLQEQLHNEFGKTHEIETARSAEEALALLDEIQASGFVIEVIITDQVMPGMKGAEFLESVHKRSPDSIKILLTGQAGLDSAIHAINFGGLSRYVEKPWNIEDLTNDIRSLIEKFRQNLENQHLINELNRRIKDLEEENRKLQQSGE, via the coding sequence ATGAATAAAGGTTATATTATTTGTGTCGATGATGAAGTGTCGGTACTGGAAACACTCCAGGAGCAACTTCATAACGAGTTCGGAAAAACGCACGAAATCGAAACTGCCCGGAGCGCCGAAGAGGCCTTGGCCCTACTGGATGAGATCCAGGCATCCGGATTCGTGATCGAAGTCATCATTACCGACCAGGTAATGCCCGGGATGAAAGGTGCCGAGTTCCTAGAATCGGTACATAAACGTTCTCCCGATTCGATCAAGATACTGCTCACCGGACAGGCAGGCTTAGATTCGGCGATTCACGCCATAAATTTCGGCGGATTGAGCCGATACGTGGAAAAACCTTGGAATATAGAGGATCTAACGAACGATATCCGATCCCTGATCGAAAAGTTCCGGCAGAACCTGGAGAATCAACACTTAATCAATGAACTTAACAGAAGAATCAAGGACCTCGAAGAAGAAAACCGGAAGCTGCAACAAAGCGGAGAGTAA
- a CDS encoding 6-hydroxymethylpterin diphosphokinase MptE-like protein, which yields MSREILDFFQNRRLDRQNILAKNEYGRLWVRNFFRHLEITSRNKDKYRILAKKQSTSPDRIGCFLGASPELESEIPWIRKHRKNVFLLSSDTSLGFLLENGIRPDAILSIDSGLGTSYHFPEKIPKEIPILTWLGGSTKIFDLENPKILYLSTHPLDQILGSRYYPGAPILENPILNVAGLAVSALQALGAGAVCMKGVGFTREAGKTHCKSSGYERYDRFFLNRKRSLYSARYSPESRWKTRTVVLDSLHSWSPIPILSSIRENAQGLSGWENSLVKLGSEFPGTIPEWRNWIREIPEIPQDIRDLVPREVRQLERVQDRERT from the coding sequence TTGAGCCGAGAGATTCTGGATTTTTTTCAGAATCGAAGATTGGACCGCCAGAATATCCTCGCAAAGAACGAATACGGAAGACTTTGGGTGAGAAATTTTTTCCGGCATTTGGAAATCACGAGTCGGAACAAAGACAAGTATAGAATTCTTGCTAAGAAACAAAGTACGAGCCCCGATCGGATCGGTTGCTTTTTAGGAGCCTCTCCCGAATTAGAATCCGAAATTCCCTGGATTCGGAAGCATAGAAAAAATGTATTCCTTCTTTCCTCGGATACGTCTTTGGGATTTCTATTGGAGAATGGGATTCGTCCGGATGCCATTCTATCCATAGACAGCGGTCTTGGGACTTCCTACCATTTTCCGGAAAAGATCCCGAAAGAGATTCCCATACTGACCTGGCTAGGCGGATCCACAAAAATTTTTGATTTAGAAAATCCGAAAATTCTGTATCTATCCACACATCCTTTGGACCAGATCTTAGGTTCCAGGTATTATCCCGGGGCCCCCATCCTAGAAAATCCTATCCTGAACGTGGCGGGACTAGCGGTCTCCGCATTGCAGGCCTTGGGAGCCGGAGCGGTTTGTATGAAAGGAGTCGGATTTACCCGAGAAGCGGGAAAGACTCATTGCAAGTCTAGCGGTTACGAAAGATACGATCGATTTTTTTTGAATCGAAAAAGGAGTCTCTATTCAGCGAGATATTCCCCGGAATCCCGTTGGAAAACGAGAACGGTCGTACTGGATTCTTTGCATTCTTGGAGCCCCATCCCAATTCTTTCTTCGATCCGAGAGAATGCGCAAGGTCTCTCCGGCTGGGAAAATTCTTTGGTAAAGTTAGGTTCCGAATTTCCGGGAACGATTCCGGAATGGAGGAATTGGATCCGGGAGATCCCGGAAATTCCACAAGATATACGAGACCTGGTTCCCAGGGAAGTCAGGCAACTAGAACGGGTCCAGGATCGGGAACGGACCTAG
- a CDS encoding TlpA family protein disulfide reductase: MDSQCNSDSRPSFPRFLGSLFRLQLISVLVLVSLLGVCAPSEQSNLGVQSFEGISLEGETVRISDIKAERIALNVYGPNCLPCVKEVPVLNYLYSELQKDPHIKLYMVVDPTLFFDNPENMNEDELIREASVKMKEEIRKYGIKLPVLIMKNSFRISRTDGLVTGTPETLLFKNKPLVLYYNFIGPISEEADPTKIPQDKKVLFFKRMAGQS, encoded by the coding sequence ATGGATTCTCAGTGTAACTCCGATTCCAGGCCTAGTTTCCCCCGTTTTCTGGGGAGTCTCTTCCGCCTACAACTCATTTCGGTCCTCGTTCTCGTCTCTCTGTTAGGAGTCTGTGCGCCTTCCGAGCAATCCAATCTCGGGGTCCAGTCCTTCGAGGGAATTTCCCTAGAAGGGGAAACGGTTCGCATCTCGGATATAAAAGCCGAGAGAATCGCATTGAACGTCTACGGTCCGAACTGCCTTCCTTGTGTGAAGGAAGTTCCCGTTCTGAATTATCTGTATTCCGAACTCCAAAAGGATCCTCATATCAAACTCTATATGGTCGTGGACCCTACTTTATTCTTCGATAATCCGGAGAATATGAACGAGGACGAACTGATCCGAGAGGCGTCCGTCAAAATGAAGGAAGAGATCCGTAAATACGGGATCAAACTTCCCGTACTTATCATGAAGAATTCCTTTCGGATTTCCAGAACGGACGGACTCGTGACGGGAACTCCGGAAACTCTTTTATTTAAGAATAAGCCCTTGGTTTTATATTATAATTTCATCGGTCCGATCAGCGAAGAGGCGGATCCGACCAAGATTCCTCAGGATAAAAAGGTGCTGTTTTTCAAACGTATGGCTGGTCAATCATGA
- a CDS encoding type 1 glutamine amidotransferase — MRCLIVRFKDCEGPGTLLDSLQSRKYKITYHNAYDSKIQLMPDAHQMFDLFVFLGGPQTVHDPSQSEFFKPWLQLASHLVRMKNKKVIGICLGSQILAKALGSNVYTGTKGPEVGFSDVKISDSSLPVFSKLNEKKSFPAFHLHEDVFDIPENANILLEGSFYPNQMFGFENRIFGIQCHLEVTGPMLEVWKKVHSEFISKAGWIPGPETENLRSQMEESGRALFEGILDL, encoded by the coding sequence ATGAGATGTTTGATCGTTCGATTCAAGGATTGCGAGGGTCCGGGAACTCTATTAGATTCTTTGCAATCTAGAAAATACAAGATAACCTATCATAACGCGTACGATTCTAAGATCCAGCTCATGCCGGATGCTCACCAGATGTTCGATCTTTTCGTATTTCTGGGAGGTCCTCAAACGGTTCATGATCCTTCCCAGTCCGAATTCTTCAAGCCTTGGCTGCAATTGGCCTCTCATTTGGTAAGAATGAAAAATAAGAAGGTGATCGGAATCTGTCTGGGATCCCAGATTCTTGCTAAAGCCTTGGGGTCGAATGTTTACACCGGTACGAAGGGACCCGAAGTAGGATTCTCAGATGTGAAAATTTCGGATTCTTCTCTTCCTGTGTTTTCCAAACTGAACGAAAAGAAATCCTTTCCCGCATTCCATCTGCACGAGGATGTTTTCGATATTCCCGAAAATGCGAATATTCTTTTAGAAGGATCCTTCTATCCGAATCAGATGTTCGGGTTCGAGAATCGTATCTTCGGGATCCAATGCCATTTGGAAGTCACGGGTCCGATGTTGGAAGTCTGGAAAAAGGTTCACTCGGAGTTTATCTCCAAGGCTGGATGGATTCCTGGACCGGAAACGGAGAATCTGAGGTCTCAAATGGAAGAATCCGGACGAGCCTTGTTCGAAGGAATTCTGGATTTATAA
- the secA gene encoding preprotein translocase subunit SecA, producing the protein MIQKILRVLFGSKYERDLKRLTPIVLKINDLEESIHALSDSELSAQTRKFKERLAAGETLDDILPEAFATVREASLRKLGMRHFDVQMMGGIALHWGNISEMKTGEGKTLTSTLAVYLNALAGKGVHLVTVNDYLARRDANWMRPIYDFLDLSVGIIQHDMEHDDRKRAYGSDITYGTNNEYGFDYLRDNMVSHIDHKVQRGHFFAIVDEVDSILIDEARTPLIISGPSDESTDKYTRIDKIIPRLIEGEDYEKDEKAKNVLLTEKGVAHVEEILSIDNLYAPQNVDLVHHVHQALKAHKIFQRDVDYVVQGGEVIIVDEFTGRLMAGRRYSDGLHQALEAKENVTIARESQTLASITFQNYFRLYDKLSGMTGTADTEAEEFHKIYHLDVIVIPPNVPVQRKDAADRVYRTEKEKFNAILNEIKDCRTSKQPVLVGTISIEKSETLSKLLNQAGIPHNVLNAKFHEKEAEIIANAGKPSAVTIATNMAGRGTDIVLGGAQLFKESLESWTDSDPVVVEFKEATLRSNFEKAESVVNRLDTQAKKSKANEILGNAKIWKKNHDEVLEAGGLHILGTERHEARRIDNQLRGRSGRQGDPGSSRFYLSLQDDLMRIFGSDRIAGIMERLKMPEGQEIEHPMVSNAIARAQKRVEGHNFDIRKHLLEYDDVMNRQRIVIYKMRNEVLEGKDVTTLVKEFLDEIIEAQVVLTCEGGNPNAWELEALKEWYTGIGLPWEVDMEEIKKSKNAQLAIFEFLNETAQKFYQEKADRIGPDVWKLLERNIFLDILDHRWKEHLYSMDHLREGIWTVGYGEKNPLVEYKLQGFRIFDQAIENMKVEIVSFLIRVEVTEKTQLPEEKKEYKKVGEELTGGFQALQSNRPKNAAGEALPVASGGGGSERKTSRRKKK; encoded by the coding sequence ATGATACAGAAAATTTTAAGGGTACTCTTCGGAAGTAAATACGAGAGAGACCTGAAACGACTCACTCCGATTGTCCTAAAAATCAACGACTTAGAGGAATCCATTCACGCTCTAAGCGATTCGGAACTTTCCGCCCAGACTAGAAAATTCAAGGAGAGGCTTGCAGCCGGGGAAACCTTGGACGATATTCTGCCCGAGGCCTTTGCTACGGTTAGGGAAGCCTCTCTTCGTAAACTGGGGATGCGCCATTTCGACGTGCAGATGATGGGAGGTATCGCTCTTCATTGGGGAAATATCTCCGAGATGAAGACCGGCGAAGGTAAGACCCTTACTTCCACATTGGCGGTGTATCTGAACGCTCTCGCAGGAAAAGGCGTTCATTTGGTTACGGTGAACGACTACCTAGCGAGAAGGGACGCCAACTGGATGAGGCCCATCTACGATTTCCTGGATTTAAGCGTAGGAATCATCCAACACGATATGGAGCATGACGATCGTAAGAGAGCTTACGGATCCGATATCACTTACGGAACCAACAACGAATACGGATTCGATTATCTAAGGGACAATATGGTCTCTCATATAGACCATAAGGTTCAGAGAGGCCATTTCTTCGCGATCGTGGACGAGGTGGACTCCATTCTCATCGACGAGGCACGTACTCCTCTCATTATCTCCGGACCTTCCGACGAATCCACGGACAAATACACCCGCATCGATAAAATCATTCCTAGACTGATCGAAGGCGAGGATTACGAAAAGGACGAAAAGGCTAAGAACGTTTTACTCACCGAGAAGGGTGTCGCTCATGTGGAAGAAATTCTGAGTATAGATAACCTATACGCTCCTCAAAACGTGGATTTAGTTCACCACGTTCACCAGGCGCTCAAGGCTCATAAGATTTTCCAAAGAGATGTGGATTACGTGGTCCAAGGCGGAGAAGTCATCATCGTGGACGAATTCACCGGTCGTTTGATGGCGGGTAGAAGGTATTCCGACGGACTCCACCAGGCGTTGGAAGCCAAGGAAAACGTTACGATCGCCAGAGAGTCCCAGACTCTTGCGAGTATTACCTTCCAGAATTATTTCCGTCTGTACGATAAACTATCCGGTATGACGGGAACCGCCGATACTGAAGCGGAGGAATTCCACAAGATCTATCATCTGGACGTGATCGTAATTCCTCCTAACGTTCCCGTACAAAGGAAGGATGCCGCCGACAGAGTCTATAGAACGGAGAAGGAAAAATTCAACGCGATTCTAAACGAAATCAAGGATTGCAGAACTTCCAAACAACCTGTACTCGTGGGAACGATTTCCATCGAGAAATCGGAAACATTATCCAAACTACTGAATCAGGCAGGAATCCCCCATAACGTATTGAACGCCAAATTCCACGAGAAAGAGGCCGAAATCATCGCTAACGCCGGTAAACCTTCCGCTGTCACTATCGCGACGAACATGGCGGGTAGGGGAACGGACATCGTTTTGGGAGGGGCCCAGTTATTTAAGGAATCCCTGGAATCCTGGACCGATTCGGATCCTGTCGTTGTGGAATTCAAGGAAGCTACTCTTCGTTCGAATTTCGAAAAAGCGGAATCCGTCGTGAATCGATTGGATACCCAGGCCAAGAAATCCAAAGCAAACGAAATCTTAGGTAACGCCAAGATCTGGAAAAAGAACCACGACGAGGTTCTGGAAGCAGGAGGCTTGCATATTCTGGGAACGGAGAGACACGAAGCGAGACGGATCGACAACCAGCTTCGAGGACGTTCCGGAAGACAAGGGGATCCGGGTTCTTCCCGATTCTATCTTTCCTTGCAGGACGATTTGATGAGAATCTTCGGTTCGGATCGGATCGCGGGTATTATGGAAAGACTCAAGATGCCGGAGGGTCAGGAGATAGAACATCCAATGGTGTCTAATGCTATCGCTCGCGCCCAGAAGCGGGTGGAAGGTCATAACTTCGATATCAGAAAGCATTTGTTGGAATACGATGACGTCATGAACCGCCAAAGGATCGTCATCTATAAGATGAGAAACGAGGTCCTGGAAGGAAAAGACGTAACCACGCTCGTCAAGGAATTCTTAGACGAGATTATAGAGGCCCAGGTCGTGCTTACCTGCGAAGGTGGAAATCCCAACGCTTGGGAACTGGAAGCCTTAAAGGAGTGGTATACCGGAATCGGTCTTCCTTGGGAAGTCGATATGGAGGAAATTAAAAAATCAAAGAATGCTCAATTAGCGATTTTTGAATTCTTAAACGAAACCGCCCAGAAGTTCTACCAAGAAAAGGCGGATCGTATCGGACCGGATGTCTGGAAGCTTCTAGAAAGAAACATCTTCCTGGATATTTTGGACCATCGCTGGAAGGAACATCTCTATTCCATGGACCATTTAAGAGAAGGGATCTGGACCGTAGGATACGGTGAAAAGAATCCTCTCGTAGAATACAAACTCCAAGGTTTCAGAATATTCGATCAAGCCATCGAGAATATGAAGGTAGAAATCGTAAGCTTCCTCATCCGAGTGGAAGTGACCGAAAAGACCCAACTCCCCGAAGAAAAAAAGGAATACAAAAAGGTAGGAGAGGAGTTGACCGGAGGTTTCCAAGCATTGCAATCCAATCGTCCTAAGAACGCGGCTGGCGAAGCTCTTCCTGTGGCTTCCGGAGGGGGCGGGTCCGAACGTAAGACAAGCCGGAGGAAAAAGAAATGA